In Crassostrea angulata isolate pt1a10 chromosome 6, ASM2561291v2, whole genome shotgun sequence, a genomic segment contains:
- the LOC128186734 gene encoding uncharacterized protein LOC128186734 has product MKLLVFPALLLWICSLALKQSDGPLQCVIIQEKEGLTVLLNRPSFLTSNIKTQCQVHLPGQGMLRCGASNVYIKPECVCSFYNVYEAKYHTYSSCPDGEKSDDVTKLKCPDCLMYSLNKNGPCINGGILTCKGNEVASNINCRCPPNYKGMFCEEKLENVTRICDRTSISSSNNLANCDLTRKVCVTFSKNRRYAYKCQETNTFQERRGLPLCVNTEDTTQLPVRDPIYLTTMISTEPDHNLTSSAGIRMPMYVLTCISLTLQL; this is encoded by the exons atgaaattactAGTATTCCCTGCTCTTCTCCTTTGGATTTGTTCGTTGGCATTGAAACAATCGG ACGGACCTTTACAATGTGTGATCATCCAAGAAAAAGAGGGGTTAACAGTACTGTTAA atcGTCCGTCGTTTTTGACCTCCAACATCAAAACACAATGTCAAGTCCATTTGCCAG GACAAGGGATGCTGAGATGTGGGGCGTCAAACGTGTACATAAAACCTGAGTGTGTCTGTTCTTTCTACAACGTGTACGAGGCAAAATACCACACTTACTCCTCTTGTCCAGACGGCGAGAAATCAGATGATGtcacaaaattaaaat GTCCAGATTGCTTGATGTATAGCTTGAATAAAAATGGACCTTGTATCAATGGAGGTATTCTAACATGTAAAGGGAACGAAGTGGCCTCTAATATTAATTGTCGGTGTCCACCGAACTACAAAGGGATGTTTTGTGAGGAAAAATTGGAAAAT GTAACGAGAATATGTGATAGAACTTCAATCTCATCATCAAATAACCTGGCAAATTGTGACTTGACTAGAAAGGTCTGTGTTACATTCAGTAAGAATCGACGGTATGCTTACAAATGTCAAGAGACTAATACATTCCAGGAAAGAAGAG GATTACCGTTGTGCGTTAACACAGAAGATACCACACAATTACCTGTTAGAGACCCAATTTACCTGACAACGATGATTTCCACTGAGCCGGATCATAATTTAACTTCTTCTGCAGGAATACGTATGCCCATGTATGTTTTAACATGTATTTCACTAACGTTACAATTGTGa
- the LOC128189149 gene encoding uncharacterized protein LOC128189149, with product MKALVFAAIVLWISSLAIQQSDGPLQCVIIQDKQGLTVPFNPPSFLTSNNKTQCQVYGSGQEMLRCGTSDVYIKPECVCSFYNVYEAKYHNFSSCPKGEKSDDVTKLKCPDCLLYSWNKNGPCINGGNLTCKGNEVAPNIKCLCPLNYKGMFCEEKIENVTRICDRTSVSSTKGLARCDSTRMECVTFSRNRRYAYKCQETDTSQDRRGLPLCVDTEDTTQLPVRAPIYPTSMNPTEQDHSLTSSADIIVSTYVLTYISLSLQL from the exons atgaaaGCACTCGTCTTTGCTGCCATTGTCCTTTGGATTTCTTCGTTGGCAATACAACAATCGG ATGGACCTTTACAATGTGTGATCATCCAAGACAAACAGGGTTTAACAGTACCGTTTA ATCCTCCATCGTTTTTGACCTCCAACAACAAAACACAATGTCAAGTTTATGGGTCAG GACAAGAGATGCTAAGATGTGGAACGTCAGATGTGTACATAAAACCTGAGTGTGTCTGTTCTTTCTACAACGTGTATGAGGCCAAGTACCACAATTTCTCATCTTGTCCTAAAGGAGAGAAATCAGATGATGtcacaaaattaaaat GTCCTGATTGCTTGTTGTATAGCTGGAATAAAAATGGACCTTGTATCAATGGAGGTAATCTAACATGTAAAGGGAACGAAGTGGCCCCTAATATTAAATGTCTGTGTCCACTGAACTACAAGGGAATGTTCTGTgaggaaaaaatagaaaat GTAACGAGAATATGTGATAGAACTTCAGTCTCATCAACAAAAGGCCTGGCAAGGTGTGACTCGACAAGAATGGAATGTGTTACATTCAGTAGGAATCGTCGGTACGCTTACAAATGTCAGGAGACTGATACCTCCCAAGACAGAAGAG GATTACCGTTGTGCGTTGACACAGAAGATACCACACAATTACCTGTTAGAGCCCCAATTTACCCAACATCAATGAATCCCACTGAGCAGGATCATAGTTTAACTTCATCTGCAGATATAATTGTGTCTACATATGTTTTAACATACATTTCACTATCGTTACAATTGTGA